From the genome of Mucilaginibacter paludis DSM 18603:
TTATCGGAACAAATAAGCACATTGATAATCAGCGCACCTAATATGATGCATACTTAACGCTTTCAGAAGATCCCTCCTCGCGTCGGGATGACAAAGTGAAAAGAAAAAATGCATTGATAATCAACAACTTAAATGAATTTCATTATAAGTAACGGACCCGGCCAACGGGAAAAAACAGGTATGACGTTGGGAACCTGTAGGCTATTTTGCGCAGAAAGAAATGTGCGCAAAAGCCTGACTGCACGCCGGGCCGGGTGTTGGCCTGTGGGTGGAAGGATCGGGCAGTCTTGATTTTTTTGGTTACTTTTTGTATCAAGACAAAAAGTGACAAGCCCCTTCCCGCGGCGATTGAGCGGGCCGATGCTTTAAATTAAGAGCTCTGATTATTAACGCAAAATAAGCGATTGACAATCAGTGCACTCAATATGCTGCATACTTACCGCGTGCAAAAGATCCCTCCTCCCGTCAGGATGACATGATGGAGAGAAATTTAGTACTGAAAATCAAAAACTTAACAATGCGTCATTATAAACTGTAATTTATTGCTTTGTTTTTCAATTTAACCATACTACTCGTCAGAGAACCAACTTTTGCTCCATCACTCAAAAGCGGTTACATTTTAGCAACAAAACCACCACTTGGGCGCAGCCTTATGGTTAATACATCGTGCTTTGTTACGGTTTGCTCTCGCCTGTCAACACTGTTATTGGTTGCCCCGTCATAAACAAGCGAAGCCTGAGTTTTCTTGTTCAAAAAATCCAGCGGAATTTTGATTTCCCGCTCATCCCCTCCATTCATTACACCTACCCACCAGGTATCACCCTTACGGCGTGCAAAGGCCACTACATCGCCCATGCTGGTGCAAGGCAATACCCTGGTTTCGTCCCAGGTGGTAGGCAATTGCTGAAAAAGATCAAACATCGGGCTATCCAGATAATACTGGTACTGATCGGCGAAGTGAGTGATGGGCGATAGGTAAACAATGGCCTGCGCAAACTCATGCGGCCAGGTAAATTTTGTACTTTCAAGTTCTTTAGGGTTCAATATCACCGCAGTAAAATCAGCCGGACCCGCCAGTAAGCGGGTGAAAGGCACCGTAACATCGTGCTGCGGCGGCATAACACGGTTGTATCGCGTCATGTGGTACTCGTTGCCTCTTATGGCTTCCCTGGTCATATCGTTAGGATAAGTACGGCGCAGGCCCGTGGGTTTTACGCTGCCATGAAAGTTGAGCAGTAATTTTAAATCAGCGCAATCCTGCATAGTTTCGGCATACCACTGCATAATTTCGTCTGTAGCATCGGGTATAAAATCAATTTTAATTCCATCCGCACCAATAGCTTTAACCTTTTCCAGGTAGGCCTTGCGTTCCGGCGCTTTCCTAAACTCTTTCGAATCTACCCAAACCAATGATTTTACGCCAACCGTTTTACCATAGTTAATCACTTCCTTCAATAAAGCCCACTGGTCTTTTCCGGGTTGTTGCCAGTAGCGCCATCCATCGTCAACAAGGTAATACTCCCATTTTAGTTTCGCCGCGGCATCGTACCATTTTTTTTGGTCTTCGTACTTTGGCGAGCCAACACTCCACCATTGCCATAGGGCCCGCCCGGGTTTAACCCACGAAAAATCGCTTCCTGCTGCCGGTGCCGGGCATAAATTGGTTACCAGGTCTGAGTTCACCAGTTCGTTCATTGATCGGGCTACAAGGGTGGTGCGCCATGGCGAAACTTGCTTTCCGTGATACATACCATTCAACGGAATTTGGGTGATTGCAGGTTTGATGTCCCAGCCACTTTTTGCGAACGGGAAGTTTACACTCAATACATTACCGTTACGAACCAGCGCCATATCCGAAAAATTTTCGCAGTCGGCCTCCGCTATCGAAACATAGTAGCCGCCAGCTTCAAAAGTAACCGGCGACATGATGGTTTTTCCTTCTGGAATTTTTGCTACAGGGGTTACGTAGTTTAAACCCTCATAACTTTGATGAAAATCGGCCCAGGCAATTTTAGTAACTTTATCGGGCAGGCTCCAGGCTGTGTACTCGCCATCAATATGTTTGGATTCGACTGGGATTGTATAACGAATAGCAACGCCGTCATTATAAACACGAACGATGATGCTGAATTTACGGCCTGATGCTGCAACGGGGATATCTGCCTCGTTGGCGCGGTTATACGCCACGCTGTGGTTTCCTAAAATTGCATAACTTTCATTGATGGTGCTTAGCACCGCTGTACCGCTTATCTGCGCATTGTCGCCCAAATCGGTATTATCAACCTTTAAACCCAGTGCAGAGGGTTTGATAATGGGAGTATTACCCGCCCGAACGGAGTAAACAAGCTTTTTATCCGTTGTGAAAACACTTAATGACAAGCGCTTATCCGGACTGTTGATAGTAACGGCCTGGCCTTGCGCAAATGCGCTTTTTACAGTTATTAAAAACAAAAAAGTCAGTAGGGTATTAAATGCTTTCATTGGTATCCTTGTTACTTGGAGTATGAGCACTGTGCTGCACAGTTTTTAAAAGTAAATAAATTATTGCAACTATGGTATATTCAGCTTCATCACTTCACTTTAAAAACCGCACTCAGCTTCTTATCCTCAGAATCACTCCCCAGATACACGGTATAATTACCCGGATAAAGCTCAAATTGATGTTTGCTGCTGTTCCACTTTTGCAGTTCGGTGACAGGTATACTGATGCTGGCCAAACTTGTGGAACCTTTATTTAAGGTAATGCGTTTAAAACCCTTTAACTCCTTTAATGGCATCCGGTTTAAAGTAGGGTAGCCAATGTATGCTTGTACCACTTCGTCGGCACTGATGTTGCCTGTGTTTTTTACAACCACCGAAAGCTGGATAGTATCTTTAGCGCTGTAACTTGTTTTAGGCTGTTGCTGCCACTGATAGTTAAAAGTAGTATAGCTTAAACCAAAACCAAAGGGATATTGCACCGCCCCGGCAAAGTAACGGTAAGTGCGGCCCTTCATGCTATAGTTGTTGTAGGCGGGCAAATCATTAACCGAATTATAAAAAGTTAAGGGTAAATGGCCCGATGGCGAAATCTTGCCAAATAAAATATCGGCAAGCGCATTTCCGCCCTGTTCGCCTGGGTACCAGGCCAATATAACGGCGTCTGCATAAGGTGCAATAGCTGCAATATCAACATCGCTACCACTGGTTACCACGGCTATAATGGGCTTTTTAACCGATTTGCGCAAGGCTTTCATAAAAGCAATATCGCCGGCAGGCAAACTTAAATCTTTCTTATCTCCGCCCGTTTGCGATAGAAATGCGTCGCCAGCCTCCCCTTCTAAAACCGGGGTTAATCCTATTACGGCCACCGTTACATCGGCATTACCGGCTCCCCAAATTCCGCCAAAATGCGTGGTATCACGGTAGTCTGCGCCAAGGTCGTATTCTACCCTTGTGCCTTTGTCTACGGCGGCGGTTATCCCTTCAACAAAATTAACAGCTTTGCTGCTCACACCGTGGTAACTGGCTACCAGGGCATCTAACGACGCCGCGTTCGGCCCTACTACCATTATGCTCGAGTAGTTTTGCATTTTGAGTGGTAAAATTTGCTTGTCGTTTTTTAAAAGCACCATACTTTTTTGCGCCATTTGGCGGGCCAGCATCACGTGGCTGTCGTTATGAATGCTGTCGGCGCCGAAGCTGTAAAACGGTGATGATGATGGCGCATCAAAAAAACCCAATTTAAATTGGGTTGATAAAACTGCCGCTAAGGCCGCATCCACCTGCTTCTCGGTCAGTAATTTATTGTTAATGGCGTTGATGATATCGGTTTGAAATATGCTCGAGCAATCCAGGTCTACACCCGCCTTAATGGCTGCGGCGGCAACCTCCATCCTATTGGGCAACACTTTGTGGGTTTTGTAAACATCGTCCAGGGCACCGCAGTCGGTTACTACATGCCCTTTAAAGCCCCATTCTTTAATCACAATGTCGTTCACCAAGGTTTTGTTGATAGAATTGGGCACACCGTTTACGCGGTTATAGGCCGTCATGATAGATTCTACGCCGCCATCTACCAAACTTTTAAAGGCATAGAGGTAGGTATCGCGTAAATCTTTCTCGTCAACCAGGGCGTCAAAATAATCCCTTTCGCCTTCGGGGCCGCTATGGGCTACAAAGTGTTTGGCCGTTGCCGATGTTTTTAAATGCAGGGGATCTGTACCTTGCAGGCCATGCACATAGGCATTACCCATTTTACTGGTTAAAAACGGATCTTCGCCATAGGTTTCCTGCCCGCGGCCCCAACGCGGATCGCGAAAAATATTAATATTGGGCGACCAAAACGTGAGCCCCATATATTGCAAATGCCTGCCCATAGCGGTTGATAAATTGTACTTGGCCCTGGCCTCGGTTGATACTACGTTGGCAACCTGCTTAACCAGGTTATCATCAAAAGTTGCAGCCATAGCAATAGCTTGCGGAAAAATAGTGGCTTCGCCGGCGCGGGCCACACCGTGCAGCCCTTCGTTCCACCAGTTATAGGCCGGGATATTTAAACGCGGCACAGCCTGGCTGCGATAGCCCAGCAGCGAAACCTTTTCGGCAAGCGTCAACCTCGAAATCAGGTCCTGCACACGCGTGCTAAGCTTTTTATCGGGGTTTCTATAAATCGGTATTTGCTGGCAAAATGCTGTTTTAATAAGGCCCAAACTGGTGAGGACGGCAAAAATTATCCAAATTTTTTTATACTTCATTTGATAGTTGGTAATGTGTTTATTATACAAGGCGCATTAATTTTTATCCCTTAGCATCAACATAAAATCAGGCATTAAATAGCTCCTTGTGTTCTTTATGCAAAATATGACCCTAAAAACTGCGTTATGAACTTAAATTCTATTAGGGTAATCACTTCGCCTATATGGTTCTTTTAATTTAACTGCATTAAAAAGGGATAAAAACAGGTGTTAAACGTATAAAAGCAATAAATTCATATCAATGACTAAACATATATCCTTAAAAAAACAATTTCTGTTAACTCCTATCCTTTTTTTTATATTTTTTTCGGCTTTCAAAGTGTTTGGCCAGGCCAAATATGAACTAAATAGCGGTTGGGTTTGTAAAAAGAAAGGCGATTTAAAGGCTGATGGCCCACAAATTTCTAAAACAGATTTTTCACTGCAATCCTGGATGCAAGCTACCGTACCGGGTACCGTGCTCACTACCCTGCTTAACAATAAAAAAGTACCCGATCCTTTTTGGGGAATGAACAATAACCTGATTAAAGATATTTATTATACCGGCAGCGATTATTATACCTACTGGTTTGTTAAAGATTTTGAACAAGCCCTACCAGCTGCCGACGGACAAGTTTATTTGAATTTAAGGGGTGTAAATTACAGCTGCGAGGTTTATTTAAACGGCAAAAAGCTAAACGATAAAACCCATTACGGGATGTTTTTGCGCCAGGCCTATAACATTACGCCCCTGCTTAACAAAGGCGGCAAAAACCGCCTGGCAGTTTTGGTTTACCCACCCGACCCGGCAGGCGAACCCAATGGCGGGCAGGGCGGCGATGGCCGTATTGCTAAAAACGTGGGCCTGCAATATACCGCCGGCTGGGACTGGATACAACCCATCCGCGACCGTAACACGGGCATATGGGACAAAGTGACTATTGAAACTACAGGAGCCGTACAGGTATCTAACCCGCACGTTATAACTTTGGTGCCGGGCCTAAGGCAGGTTAATGGTAAGCAACAACCGGCAAGTATCAAGGTATCGGCCCAGCTTACTAACCCTACAAGCAAAGCGGTGTCGGGCGTATTGCAATACCTCATCGGCAATGATAAAGTAGTTAAAAATGTGCTGCTTAAACCCCATACAACAGTAGAAGTTAAGCTTAGTGATTTTACGCTGAAAGACCCTAAACTATGGTGGCCAAACGGCTACGGAACGCCTTACTTGTATAAAACCAATATTCAGTTTTTAATTGGGGATAAAGTTTCTGATCAGCAGAGCATCAACGTTGGCGTACGCGAGCTGCAAACCAGCTGGAACGGGCAAACCAAAAGCCTTGAAGTTGCGATTAACGGTCAAAAGATATTTATTAAAGGTGGTAACTGGATCATCTCGGATGCTATGCTGAGGTTCACAAACCAAAGGTATGATTCAGAGGTGCGCTTTCACCGCGATATGAATTTAAACCTGATCCGTATATGGGGCGGTGCTTTGGTTGAGCGCCCCGAGTTTTACGATGCCTGCGACAAATATGGTATGCTGGTTTTCCAGGATTTCTGGATGTCGGGCGATGCGAACGGGCGATGGGACGACCCAATGAAAAAGGAGGATCAATGGACCAGGCGTAAATATCCCGACGATCATCAGCTTTATCTTGCTTCCGCTGCTGACCAGATTAAACTGGTTCGCAACCATCCATCATTGGCCATTTGGTGCGGCGGTAACGAAATTACACCACCAGAAGATATTTTATTGGCGCTGCGCGATACCTTGCTGCCTAAACTTGATGGAACGCGATGGTTTGCCGAGTATTCCAATTCGGATAAAATGTCGTTAAATACCATTGGCGGCAACGGCGACGGCCCCTACACCATCCAGCCCGACTCGTCTTTCTGGCGCACGCATACTTATCCTTTCAACTCCGAGGTAGGCTCGGTAGGCCTAAGCGACTATGAATCGCTCAAGCGTTTTATCCCGAAAGAAAATTTAATAGCGCCTCAGTTTTCCGCAGCAAACAACACCACCAAAACAGATTCGGTATGGGATTACCATAAATACATTGGTTATGATGCATCGGTAGATGCCTACGGTAAGCCAACAGATACAAAGGATTTTGCCGATAAGGCACAACTGGTTAACTATAACCAGTACCGCGCATTAATAGAAGGCTTTAGCGCGCACATGTGGGATTGGTATACCGGCGTAATGATATGGAAAACGCAAAACCCCTGGACTGCCATGCGGGGCCAGATGTATGATTACTACCTTGACCCTAACGCCTGCCTGTACGGCCTTAAACAAGGTGGCGAACCACTACACGTAATGTACAACCCACTGGATGGCATGGTAACCATTGTAAACAACTCGTTTGAAACCAAACGGGACATGATGCTGATTGTTACAACCCTTGATATGAATGGAAAGGAAAAAAACGTCGTCAAAGTTTTTGAGGAGATACTGCCATCAACAGTAAAAGGCTATGCAGCTATTAAAAACAAAATTAATATCGCCGCCAAGGCTGATGGCATCTTTTTGTCGCTCCGCTTACTGAATCTGCATCAGGATATTTTAAGCGATAACCTTTATTGGTTGCCCAACGCTAAAGGCATTTACAGCGGATTGCAAAAAATGCCACCATCAAAGCTGAACCTATCGGCCCACTTGGTGTCGGCAGGTAAAGTACAGGTTGTTTTAAGCAATCCTGCAGACGCGCCGGTTGCATTCTTCAATCGCTTATCCTTAGTAAAAGCAGAATCGAATGAAAGATTACTGCCTGTTTTTTATTCGGACAATTACGTTTCTGTATTGCCTGGCGAACAGAAAACCATCATGATAGATTATGATGCCGCCACGTTTACAAAATTGCCCTTGTTAGCTGTCAGCGGGTGGAATCTGGAAGCTAAAACCATAAAAATCAATTAAATAAGAGCTTTAACTATGAAAAGAAGTGATTTTATACAGCGTGCCGGTTTACTATCTGCCGGGCTGCTGTTTAATCAGAACTTGTTTGCCTCGGTTGCCGATTGGAGCAGCCTAAGGCCGGTTCCATCAAAACGCAATTTCAAAAGTAAAGCTGTTGAGGCTGCCATTGAGCAATTTAAGGCAGGTGTAAAAGACAAGGAATTGGCCTGGCTTTTTGAAAACTGTTTCCCTAATACGCTGGATACCACGGTATTTTTTAGCCAGGATAATGGCCTGCCTGATACCTATGTGATAACCGGCGACATTGATGCCATGTGGCTGCGCGACAGTTGCGCACAGGTTTGGCCTTATCTTACTTTTTTGAAGCAGGACGAGGAACTGAAAAACATGGTTGCCGGTGTAATAAACAGGCAAATGAAATGTATTTTGAAAGACCCCTATGCCAATGCTTTTTATAAAGATGGTAACAAGGAAAGCGAGTGGAAAAACGACCATACCGATATGAAGCCCGGCGTTCATGAGCGAAAATGGGAAATCGATTCGTTATGTTATCCCATCAGACTGGCCTATCAT
Proteins encoded in this window:
- a CDS encoding glycoside hydrolase family 97 protein; this translates as MKAFNTLLTFLFLITVKSAFAQGQAVTINSPDKRLSLSVFTTDKKLVYSVRAGNTPIIKPSALGLKVDNTDLGDNAQISGTAVLSTINESYAILGNHSVAYNRANEADIPVAASGRKFSIIVRVYNDGVAIRYTIPVESKHIDGEYTAWSLPDKVTKIAWADFHQSYEGLNYVTPVAKIPEGKTIMSPVTFEAGGYYVSIAEADCENFSDMALVRNGNVLSVNFPFAKSGWDIKPAITQIPLNGMYHGKQVSPWRTTLVARSMNELVNSDLVTNLCPAPAAGSDFSWVKPGRALWQWWSVGSPKYEDQKKWYDAAAKLKWEYYLVDDGWRYWQQPGKDQWALLKEVINYGKTVGVKSLVWVDSKEFRKAPERKAYLEKVKAIGADGIKIDFIPDATDEIMQWYAETMQDCADLKLLLNFHGSVKPTGLRRTYPNDMTREAIRGNEYHMTRYNRVMPPQHDVTVPFTRLLAGPADFTAVILNPKELESTKFTWPHEFAQAIVYLSPITHFADQYQYYLDSPMFDLFQQLPTTWDETRVLPCTSMGDVVAFARRKGDTWWVGVMNGGDEREIKIPLDFLNKKTQASLVYDGATNNSVDRREQTVTKHDVLTIRLRPSGGFVAKM
- a CDS encoding glycoside hydrolase family 3 N-terminal domain-containing protein, with product MKYKKIWIIFAVLTSLGLIKTAFCQQIPIYRNPDKKLSTRVQDLISRLTLAEKVSLLGYRSQAVPRLNIPAYNWWNEGLHGVARAGEATIFPQAIAMAATFDDNLVKQVANVVSTEARAKYNLSTAMGRHLQYMGLTFWSPNINIFRDPRWGRGQETYGEDPFLTSKMGNAYVHGLQGTDPLHLKTSATAKHFVAHSGPEGERDYFDALVDEKDLRDTYLYAFKSLVDGGVESIMTAYNRVNGVPNSINKTLVNDIVIKEWGFKGHVVTDCGALDDVYKTHKVLPNRMEVAAAAIKAGVDLDCSSIFQTDIINAINNKLLTEKQVDAALAAVLSTQFKLGFFDAPSSSPFYSFGADSIHNDSHVMLARQMAQKSMVLLKNDKQILPLKMQNYSSIMVVGPNAASLDALVASYHGVSSKAVNFVEGITAAVDKGTRVEYDLGADYRDTTHFGGIWGAGNADVTVAVIGLTPVLEGEAGDAFLSQTGGDKKDLSLPAGDIAFMKALRKSVKKPIIAVVTSGSDVDIAAIAPYADAVILAWYPGEQGGNALADILFGKISPSGHLPLTFYNSVNDLPAYNNYSMKGRTYRYFAGAVQYPFGFGLSYTTFNYQWQQQPKTSYSAKDTIQLSVVVKNTGNISADEVVQAYIGYPTLNRMPLKELKGFKRITLNKGSTSLASISIPVTELQKWNSSKHQFELYPGNYTVYLGSDSEDKKLSAVFKVK
- a CDS encoding glycoside hydrolase family 2 protein, yielding MTKHISLKKQFLLTPILFFIFFSAFKVFGQAKYELNSGWVCKKKGDLKADGPQISKTDFSLQSWMQATVPGTVLTTLLNNKKVPDPFWGMNNNLIKDIYYTGSDYYTYWFVKDFEQALPAADGQVYLNLRGVNYSCEVYLNGKKLNDKTHYGMFLRQAYNITPLLNKGGKNRLAVLVYPPDPAGEPNGGQGGDGRIAKNVGLQYTAGWDWIQPIRDRNTGIWDKVTIETTGAVQVSNPHVITLVPGLRQVNGKQQPASIKVSAQLTNPTSKAVSGVLQYLIGNDKVVKNVLLKPHTTVEVKLSDFTLKDPKLWWPNGYGTPYLYKTNIQFLIGDKVSDQQSINVGVRELQTSWNGQTKSLEVAINGQKIFIKGGNWIISDAMLRFTNQRYDSEVRFHRDMNLNLIRIWGGALVERPEFYDACDKYGMLVFQDFWMSGDANGRWDDPMKKEDQWTRRKYPDDHQLYLASAADQIKLVRNHPSLAIWCGGNEITPPEDILLALRDTLLPKLDGTRWFAEYSNSDKMSLNTIGGNGDGPYTIQPDSSFWRTHTYPFNSEVGSVGLSDYESLKRFIPKENLIAPQFSAANNTTKTDSVWDYHKYIGYDASVDAYGKPTDTKDFADKAQLVNYNQYRALIEGFSAHMWDWYTGVMIWKTQNPWTAMRGQMYDYYLDPNACLYGLKQGGEPLHVMYNPLDGMVTIVNNSFETKRDMMLIVTTLDMNGKEKNVVKVFEEILPSTVKGYAAIKNKINIAAKADGIFLSLRLLNLHQDILSDNLYWLPNAKGIYSGLQKMPPSKLNLSAHLVSAGKVQVVLSNPADAPVAFFNRLSLVKAESNERLLPVFYSDNYVSVLPGEQKTIMIDYDAATFTKLPLLAVSGWNLEAKTIKIN